One part of the Humulus lupulus chromosome 9, drHumLupu1.1, whole genome shotgun sequence genome encodes these proteins:
- the LOC133800244 gene encoding uncharacterized protein LOC133800244, with translation MLKLPKKKNKQKRNGSPIPNAPMTQEKSHPSQKLPSQNEVVSSKASAPILFKIPSGVPRFLKCLLTTVKYVEPSFMIKITMDFEIFGHENDLYISQEDIVHVGVMEEIGASCVLLYIRILYFQLVKREISHFFRFVEPIWLSNVGSTEEERVEWVSKRMLDSNPGQMWLLPYHKGKHWMLIIIDFDHQLCYFLDSLHSFPPDEIKSLISRVFQHLRTNNAKTKEVAWRTVKCPRQPLQSVQCGFYVMRMMKDFVTNEFSIRWLTSNCGGKNYYTKDEINEVREEWAQCVMDLMSTT, from the exons ATGTTGAAGCTACCTAAGAAGAAAAATAAGCAAAAAAGGAATGGTTCACCAATACCTAATGCCCCAATGACACAAGAGAAGTCTCATCCTTCCCAAAAACTTCCTAGTCAAAATGAAGTAGTGTCAAGTAAAGCTAGTGCCCCGATACTCTTCAAGATTCCTAGTGGGGTTCCTCGCTTTCTCAAGTGTCTATTAACTACCGTGAAGTATGTGGAGCCAAGTTTCATGATCAAAATTACGATGGATTTTGAGATATTCGGCCATGAGAATGATTTATATATCTCACAAGAAGATATAGTCCATGTTGGCGTAATGGAAGAGATTGGAGCATCATGTGTATTGTTATATATCAG GATTTTATACTTCCAATTAGTGAAAAGAGAGATCAGTCACTTTTTTCGTTTTGTTGAGCCAATTTGGTTATCAAATGTTGGATCCACTGAAGAAGAACGAGTTGAATGGGTATCAAAGCGTATGCTTGATTCAAATCCGGGTCAGATGTGGTTGTTGCCATATCATAAGGG aaagcattggatgcttataataattgattttgaTCACCAATTGTGCTATTTCCTGGATTCTCTTCACAGTTTTCCACCAGATGAAATCAAATCTCTCATTTCTCG tgtCTTTCAACATTTACGCACAAATAATGCAAAAACTAAGGAAGTCGCGTGGAGAACAGTTAAGTGTCCTCgtcaaccattacaatcagtacaatgtgggttctatgttatgaggatgatgaaggacttcgtgacaaatgagttttcaataagatggctaactagtaat tgtggcgggaagaactattacacaaaggatgagatcaatgaagtacgtgaagaatgggcacaatgcgtcatggatttgatgagtactacatag